Proteins encoded in a region of the Ziziphus jujuba cultivar Dongzao chromosome 3, ASM3175591v1 genome:
- the LOC125423316 gene encoding LOW QUALITY PROTEIN: probable LRR receptor-like serine/threonine-protein kinase At3g47570 (The sequence of the model RefSeq protein was modified relative to this genomic sequence to represent the inferred CDS: inserted 1 base in 1 codon) → MYISYYEVLGATNNLMEANLLGSGSYGSVYKGTLPDGEIVAVKVFDLEVEGAXKSFDRECQVLRNVRHRNHVKIISCCSNLDFKALVLQYMPNGSLEKWLYNQGQNRLDILQRMNIMIDVASGLEYLHHGYSEPIVNCDLKPSSVLLDEDMVAHVGDFGIAKILAKYKSMTQTATLGTMGYIAPEFGLQGRVSVNGDVYSFGIMLLETFTRKNPRDEMFVGGLSLRQWVISHYPDRVMDVIDASIWSGYGEATTTTAMESLTPCLSSIIEIALQCSAELPEERPIMTTVVVQLKKMKHDMVQHLDKLNGQR, encoded by the exons ATGTACATCTCCTACTATGAGGTCCTCGGTGCAACCAACAATCTCATGGAAGCAAACTTGTTGGGAAGTGGAAGCTATGGCTCTGTATACAAAGGAACTTTACCAGATGGTGAGATTGTAGCTGTCAAAGTTTTTGATTTGGAAGTTGAGGGAG CTAAATCTTTTGATAGAGAATGTCAAGTGCTAAGGAACGTAAGGCACAGAAACCATGTGAAGATCATAAGTTGTTGCTCCAACCTTGATTTCAAGGCACTGGTTCTCCAATACATGCCAAATGGTAGCCTTGAAAAGTGGTTGTATAATCAGGGGCAAAACCGCTTGGATATTCTTCAGCGGATGAATATAATGATTGATGTGGCATCAGGATTGGAGTATCTTCACCATGGGTATTCAGAGCCTATTGTTAATTGTGATTTGAAGCCGAGCAGTGTTCTCTTGGATGAAGACATGGTAGCACATGTTGGTGACTTTGGAATTGCGAAAATTCTAGCAAAATACAAATCTATGACCCAAACGGCAACTCTTGGCACAATGGGTTACATTGCACCAG AGTTTGGGTTACAAGGAAGAGTATCTGTAAATGGTGATGTCTACAGCTTTGGTATTATGCTGCTGGAAacatttacaagaaaaaatcCGAGAGATGAAATGTTTGTTGGAGGATTAAGTTTGAGGCAGTGGGTCATTTCCCACTATCCTGATCGTGTAATGGATGTTATAGATGCTAGTATTTGGAGTGGATATGGAGAAGCTACTACCACTACTGCTATGGAATCTTTAACTCCCTGTTTGTCATCTATCATCGAAATAGCATTGCAATGTTCAGCTGAATTACCTGAAGAAAGGCCCATAATGACTACTGTTGTTGTTCAACTTAAAAAGATGAAGCACGATATGGTGCAACATCTGGATAAGCTTAATGGACAACGGTAA
- the LOC107433521 gene encoding U11/U12 small nuclear ribonucleoprotein 65 kDa protein isoform X2, with protein MMIIPQNLQLEPQFQGTEAARPPPMEAPMATLLIRHLPEAIPEDTLSRLFSHYGASSVRPCAISGRLRNCAFVDFQNEALALQAQRQLNGLRFLGKVLKVERATKLGQDGNKPQQGHLEAHSGKDSTPSTSTASLVNSATISKDKTEQVSSSKYASLPSPEPIAPKLGVDYPFPPQLEYAYPPPDGNILTNIVNALIAVPRFYTQVLHLMNKMNIPAPFRMALPTPPLPSSVPVAPPPPPPSPPVAAKHPLAELSSGESEMESSDEEVDENGASRGKKRVRREAIIGPAVDKNVAHEAVGLKSATLVPKEIPVIKKNNPMLQIKITHKVVQGEHKDDSISIARESEDAEEESSAIKPYANPEEIETGKLPPEEILSLPMFKNYTAGLPAPVLYIKNLSKDVVVDDFYYIFGSLFGSIDIAKSSLSVKLMQARRMRGQAFVTFPSVELAHHALNLVNGYVYKGKPMIIQFGRNPSATKPN; from the exons ATGATGATAATCCCTCAAAATCTGCAGTTGGAGCCTCAATTTCAAGGGACAGAGGCGGCAAGACCACCGCCAATGGAAGCTCCAATGGCGACCCTTTTGATACGGCACCTACCAGAAGCCATTCCGGAAGACACTCTCTCTCGACTCTTCTCCCACTATGGTGCTTCCTCTGTGCGTCCATGCGCTATCAGTGGCCG ATTGAGGAACTGTGCATTTGTGGATTTCCAAAATGAAGCGTTGGCTTTACAGGCGCAACGTCAGTTAAATGG GTTGAGGTTTCTTGGAAAAGTCTTAAAAGTGGAAAGAGCCACTAAGTTAGGTCAGGATGGTAATAAACCCCAACAAGGTCATTTAGAAGCTCATTCCGGCAAGGATTCAACACCATCCACATCCACCGCTTCTCTGGTCAACAGTGCTACTATTTCTAAAGATAAAACTGAACAAGTCTCCAGCTCGAAGTATGCTTCACTGCCTTCTCCTGAACCCATTGCCCCTAAACTTGGTGTGGACTATCCGTTCCCTCCTCAACTTGA GTATGCTTACCCCccaccagatggtaatatacTGACCAACATTGTAAATGCTCTAATCGCAGTTCCTCGCTTTTATACACAG GTCTTGCACTTGATGAACAAAATGAACATTCCAGCTCCATTTCGTATGGCTCTGCCCACTCCACCTTTACCATCTTCAGTACCAGtggcaccaccaccaccaccaccttccCCCCCTGTAGCTGCAAAGCATCCCCTGGCAGAACTATCCAGTGGTGAGTCAGAAATGGAATCTTCAGATGAG GAGGTTGATGAAAATGGAGCTTCAAGAGGAAAGAAGCGTGTAAGGCGGGAAGCTATTATAGGCCCTGCAGTTGATAAAAATGTAGCTCATGAAGCTGTTGGACTCAAATCTGCAACTCTGGTTCCAAAAGAGATTCCAGTGATTAAAAAGAATAATCCCATGTTACAG ATAAAAATTACCCACAAAGTAGTTCAGGGTGAACATAAAGATGATAGCATTAGCATTGCTAGAGAATCAGAGGATGCAGAAGAAGAGAGTTCAGCTATCAAGCCTTATGCAAATCCAGAAGAAATAGAAACTGGAAAGCTGCCTCCTGAGGAGATTTTGTCACTTCCAATGTTTAAG AACTACACAGCTGGACTTCCGGCCCCTGTGTTGTATATAAAGAACTTGTCCAAGGATGTTGTTGTTGATGACTTCTATTACATATTTG GATCATTATTTGGAAGCATTGATATTGCAAAGTCAAGTCTCAGCGTGAAACTAATGCAGGCAA GAAGAATGAGAGGCCAAGCTTTTGTGACATTTCCATCAGTTGAACTAGCTCATCATGCTTTG AATCTAGTGAATGGCTATGTGTACAAAGGCAAGCCAATGATCATACAGTTTGGCCGGAATCCTTCTGCTACAAAACCAAATTAA
- the LOC132803200 gene encoding LRR receptor-like serine/threonine-protein kinase GSO2 — translation MEICVVIRLLLTMHIFIFQSCASIGSSFSSSSSKTNNNTDMLALLALKSKIQLPSKSPILGSWNTNTSLCNWYGVSCSLRHQQRVSALNISYMNIHGTISPQIGNLSFLRVLNLSCNSFGGPIPETVGRLRLLRVLNFRDNQLDGSIPSTINAQMLTKLEILDLQYNHLVGTIPPSVLNFTTLKGISLSSNRISASISNDICRRLPKLEILLLSFNPLGGHIPTSLRLCRNLQQLELRENRLTGSIPTNLGCLSHLKYLNLYTNRLTGRIPASLGNLSNLESLLLGNNSLFGEIPAELGQLSNFIYLDAWSNNLSGRFPPGLFNLSFLEIMSFSENHLSGNLPELTGLRQPVPELRELSLRVNQFSGRIPDSISNTLMLKIMEFSDNSFNGPVPMTLGDLRYIESLSVENNTLTNHPSQKELHFLTSLTHCHQLRVLGIGSNPVKGAPPESIGYLSTSLEIFVIDSSQIQGVLPYQIGNLSGLLGFDVSSNDLVGAIPSSIGNLKNLQRLYLYGNKFQGNLPNEVCQLTSLSEFTVAENKLYGPIPFCIGNLTTVNRISFSSNAFTSIPHTMWQLSSVWLINLSFNSLNGYLPPEIEKLVMLQIFDVSENQLSATIPETLSNLKMLQLLNLSANAFQGNIPTSIVDLASLESLDLSSNNLSGIIPKSLEKLRYLNFLNLSFNMLSGPVPVNGVFANLASQSFMGNRDLSTNSSRLKLPPCPDAAPSKSRKAAFWFKYKEQEFVNLFD, via the exons ATGGAAATCTGTGTTGTTATCAGACTGCTACTAACAAtgcatattttcatattccaatCATGTGCATCAATTGgttcatcattttcttcttcttcctctaaaACAAACAACAATACAGATATGTTAGCACTGCTGGCCTTGAAATCCAAAATTCAGTTGCCTTCAAAAAGCCCTATACTTGGTAGCTGGAACACCAACACCAGTTTATGCAACTGGTATGGAGTCTCATGCAGTCTTCGCCACCAACAACGTGTGAGTGCCTTGAATATTTCATACATGAATATTCATGGCACCATCTCACCCCAGATTGGAAACCTGTCCTTCCTTCGTGTTTTAAACCTCAGTTGCAACAGCTTTGGCGGTCCAATACCTGAAACGGTGGGGCGGTTGCGCCTTTTGAGAGTGCTTAATTTTAGAGATAATCAACTTGACGGAAGCATTCCATCAACCATTAATGCACAGATGCTAACCAAATTGGAGATACTAGACCTGCAATACAACCACTTGGTAGGTACAATTCCTCCTTCCGTGTTGAACTTCACAACTTTGAAAGGAATTAGTCTGTCATCCAATCGTATTTCTGCAAGTATTTCAAATGATATCTGTCGTAGGCTTCCAAAATTAGAAATACTACTCCTTTCGTTCAATCCCCTAGGTGGTCATATTCCAACAAGCTTGCGCCTCTGTAGAAATCTCCAACAACTCGAGCTCCGTGAAAATAGATTGACAGGAAGCATTCCAACAAACCTGGGTTGCTTATCCCATCTCAAGTATCTCAATCTTTATACGAACAGATTGACAGGTAGAATTCCTGCTTCCTTGGGTAATCTTTCCAACTTAGAATCACTCTTGCTTGGGAATAACAGCTTGTTTGGTGAAATTCCAGCAGAGTTGGGCCAGCTTTCTAATTTCATATATCTAGATGCTTGGTCTAATAATCTATCTGGTAGATTTCCTCCAGGGCTTttcaacctttctttccttgaaATAATGTCATTTTCAGAAAATCATCTTTCTGGAAATCTTCCTGAGCTCACTGGCCTTCGGCAGCCAGTTCCTGAGCTTAGAGAACTCTCTTTGAGAGTCAATCAATTCAGCGGTAGAATTCCAGATTCTATCTCCAATACTTTAATGCTCAAAATAATGGAATTCTCTGACAATTCCTTTAATGGACCCGTGCCCATGACTCTTGGCGATCTTCGGTATATAGAATCTTTGAGTGTGGAAAACAATACACTAACCAACCATCCATCCCAAAAAGAGCTTCATTTCCTTACTTCTTTGACACACTGCCACCAGCTGCGAGTTCTGGGAATAGGGTCCAATCCTGTAAAAGGTGCACCACCTGAATCAATTGGCTATCTATCCACTTCTCTTGAAATCTTTGTTATAGATTCAAGCCAAATTCAAGGTGTGCTTCCATATCAAATTGGTAACTTGAGTGGCTTGTTGGGGTTTGATGTGTCAAGCAATGATCTGGTTGGAGCAATTCCTTCTTCTATaggaaacttaaaaaatttgcaAAGATTGTATCTCTATGGTAACAAATTCCAAGGAAATCTTCCAAATGAGGTGTGTCAGTTAACTTCTCTAAGCGAATTCACCGTGGCTGAAAATAAGCTATATGGTCCTATACCTTTTTGTATTGGGAATCTTACCACAGTAAATAGAATCTCTTTTTCTTCCAATGCTTTTACCTCTATACCACACACCATGTGGCAACTCAGTAGTGTTTGGCTAATTAATTTGTCGTTTAACTCCCTCAATGGGTATCTTCCTCCTGAGATTGAAAAGTTGGTGATGTTGCAAATATTCGATGTATCCGAAAATCAATTATCAGCAACTATTCCAGAAACTTTATCCAATCTAAAGATGTTACAGCTCTTGAACTTGTCAGCCAATGCATTCCAAGGTAACATTCCTACCAGCATCGTCGATTTGGCAAGCCTGGAATCATTGGATCTATCATCCAACAATTTATCTGGCATCATACCCAAGTCTTTGGAGAAACTCCGCTATCTCAACTTCTTGAATCTGTCTTTCAATATGTTAAGTGGCCCTGTTCCCGTCAATGGTGTTTTTGCAAACTTGGCCAGCCAATCTTTCATGGGAAACCGAGATCTATCTACCAATTCATCAAGACTAAAGCTTCCGCCATGCCCAGACGCAGCACCTTCAAAATCAAGAAAGGCAGCGTTCTGGTTCAAATAT AAAGAGCAAGAATTTGTCAATCTCTTCGACTAA
- the LOC107433521 gene encoding U11/U12 small nuclear ribonucleoprotein 65 kDa protein isoform X1: MMIIPQNLQLEPQFQGTEAARPPPMEAPMATLLIRHLPEAIPEDTLSRLFSHYGASSVRPCAISGRLRNCAFVDFQNEALALQAQRQLNGLRFLGKVLKVERATKLGQDGNKPQQGHLEAHSGKDSTPSTSTASLVNSATISKDKTEQVSSSKYASLPSPEPIAPKLGVDYPFPPQLDVYYRYAYPPPDGNILTNIVNALIAVPRFYTQVLHLMNKMNIPAPFRMALPTPPLPSSVPVAPPPPPPSPPVAAKHPLAELSSGESEMESSDEEVDENGASRGKKRVRREAIIGPAVDKNVAHEAVGLKSATLVPKEIPVIKKNNPMLQIKITHKVVQGEHKDDSISIARESEDAEEESSAIKPYANPEEIETGKLPPEEILSLPMFKNYTAGLPAPVLYIKNLSKDVVVDDFYYIFGSLFGSIDIAKSSLSVKLMQARRMRGQAFVTFPSVELAHHALNLVNGYVYKGKPMIIQFGRNPSATKPN; this comes from the exons ATGATGATAATCCCTCAAAATCTGCAGTTGGAGCCTCAATTTCAAGGGACAGAGGCGGCAAGACCACCGCCAATGGAAGCTCCAATGGCGACCCTTTTGATACGGCACCTACCAGAAGCCATTCCGGAAGACACTCTCTCTCGACTCTTCTCCCACTATGGTGCTTCCTCTGTGCGTCCATGCGCTATCAGTGGCCG ATTGAGGAACTGTGCATTTGTGGATTTCCAAAATGAAGCGTTGGCTTTACAGGCGCAACGTCAGTTAAATGG GTTGAGGTTTCTTGGAAAAGTCTTAAAAGTGGAAAGAGCCACTAAGTTAGGTCAGGATGGTAATAAACCCCAACAAGGTCATTTAGAAGCTCATTCCGGCAAGGATTCAACACCATCCACATCCACCGCTTCTCTGGTCAACAGTGCTACTATTTCTAAAGATAAAACTGAACAAGTCTCCAGCTCGAAGTATGCTTCACTGCCTTCTCCTGAACCCATTGCCCCTAAACTTGGTGTGGACTATCCGTTCCCTCCTCAACTTGA TGTGTATTACAGGTATGCTTACCCCccaccagatggtaatatacTGACCAACATTGTAAATGCTCTAATCGCAGTTCCTCGCTTTTATACACAG GTCTTGCACTTGATGAACAAAATGAACATTCCAGCTCCATTTCGTATGGCTCTGCCCACTCCACCTTTACCATCTTCAGTACCAGtggcaccaccaccaccaccaccttccCCCCCTGTAGCTGCAAAGCATCCCCTGGCAGAACTATCCAGTGGTGAGTCAGAAATGGAATCTTCAGATGAG GAGGTTGATGAAAATGGAGCTTCAAGAGGAAAGAAGCGTGTAAGGCGGGAAGCTATTATAGGCCCTGCAGTTGATAAAAATGTAGCTCATGAAGCTGTTGGACTCAAATCTGCAACTCTGGTTCCAAAAGAGATTCCAGTGATTAAAAAGAATAATCCCATGTTACAG ATAAAAATTACCCACAAAGTAGTTCAGGGTGAACATAAAGATGATAGCATTAGCATTGCTAGAGAATCAGAGGATGCAGAAGAAGAGAGTTCAGCTATCAAGCCTTATGCAAATCCAGAAGAAATAGAAACTGGAAAGCTGCCTCCTGAGGAGATTTTGTCACTTCCAATGTTTAAG AACTACACAGCTGGACTTCCGGCCCCTGTGTTGTATATAAAGAACTTGTCCAAGGATGTTGTTGTTGATGACTTCTATTACATATTTG GATCATTATTTGGAAGCATTGATATTGCAAAGTCAAGTCTCAGCGTGAAACTAATGCAGGCAA GAAGAATGAGAGGCCAAGCTTTTGTGACATTTCCATCAGTTGAACTAGCTCATCATGCTTTG AATCTAGTGAATGGCTATGTGTACAAAGGCAAGCCAATGATCATACAGTTTGGCCGGAATCCTTCTGCTACAAAACCAAATTAA
- the LOC107433521 gene encoding U11/U12 small nuclear ribonucleoprotein 65 kDa protein isoform X3 — MMIIPQNLQLEPQFQGTEAARPPPMEAPMATLLIRHLPEAIPEDTLSRLFSHYGASSVRPCAISGRLRFLGKVLKVERATKLGQDGNKPQQGHLEAHSGKDSTPSTSTASLVNSATISKDKTEQVSSSKYASLPSPEPIAPKLGVDYPFPPQLDVYYRYAYPPPDGNILTNIVNALIAVPRFYTQVLHLMNKMNIPAPFRMALPTPPLPSSVPVAPPPPPPSPPVAAKHPLAELSSGESEMESSDEEVDENGASRGKKRVRREAIIGPAVDKNVAHEAVGLKSATLVPKEIPVIKKNNPMLQIKITHKVVQGEHKDDSISIARESEDAEEESSAIKPYANPEEIETGKLPPEEILSLPMFKNYTAGLPAPVLYIKNLSKDVVVDDFYYIFGSLFGSIDIAKSSLSVKLMQARRMRGQAFVTFPSVELAHHALNLVNGYVYKGKPMIIQFGRNPSATKPN; from the exons ATGATGATAATCCCTCAAAATCTGCAGTTGGAGCCTCAATTTCAAGGGACAGAGGCGGCAAGACCACCGCCAATGGAAGCTCCAATGGCGACCCTTTTGATACGGCACCTACCAGAAGCCATTCCGGAAGACACTCTCTCTCGACTCTTCTCCCACTATGGTGCTTCCTCTGTGCGTCCATGCGCTATCAGTGGCCG GTTGAGGTTTCTTGGAAAAGTCTTAAAAGTGGAAAGAGCCACTAAGTTAGGTCAGGATGGTAATAAACCCCAACAAGGTCATTTAGAAGCTCATTCCGGCAAGGATTCAACACCATCCACATCCACCGCTTCTCTGGTCAACAGTGCTACTATTTCTAAAGATAAAACTGAACAAGTCTCCAGCTCGAAGTATGCTTCACTGCCTTCTCCTGAACCCATTGCCCCTAAACTTGGTGTGGACTATCCGTTCCCTCCTCAACTTGA TGTGTATTACAGGTATGCTTACCCCccaccagatggtaatatacTGACCAACATTGTAAATGCTCTAATCGCAGTTCCTCGCTTTTATACACAG GTCTTGCACTTGATGAACAAAATGAACATTCCAGCTCCATTTCGTATGGCTCTGCCCACTCCACCTTTACCATCTTCAGTACCAGtggcaccaccaccaccaccaccttccCCCCCTGTAGCTGCAAAGCATCCCCTGGCAGAACTATCCAGTGGTGAGTCAGAAATGGAATCTTCAGATGAG GAGGTTGATGAAAATGGAGCTTCAAGAGGAAAGAAGCGTGTAAGGCGGGAAGCTATTATAGGCCCTGCAGTTGATAAAAATGTAGCTCATGAAGCTGTTGGACTCAAATCTGCAACTCTGGTTCCAAAAGAGATTCCAGTGATTAAAAAGAATAATCCCATGTTACAG ATAAAAATTACCCACAAAGTAGTTCAGGGTGAACATAAAGATGATAGCATTAGCATTGCTAGAGAATCAGAGGATGCAGAAGAAGAGAGTTCAGCTATCAAGCCTTATGCAAATCCAGAAGAAATAGAAACTGGAAAGCTGCCTCCTGAGGAGATTTTGTCACTTCCAATGTTTAAG AACTACACAGCTGGACTTCCGGCCCCTGTGTTGTATATAAAGAACTTGTCCAAGGATGTTGTTGTTGATGACTTCTATTACATATTTG GATCATTATTTGGAAGCATTGATATTGCAAAGTCAAGTCTCAGCGTGAAACTAATGCAGGCAA GAAGAATGAGAGGCCAAGCTTTTGTGACATTTCCATCAGTTGAACTAGCTCATCATGCTTTG AATCTAGTGAATGGCTATGTGTACAAAGGCAAGCCAATGATCATACAGTTTGGCCGGAATCCTTCTGCTACAAAACCAAATTAA